The genomic interval ttgaccgtaatgctgtatataaaccagaggtgtttgACCGTAAcgctgtatataaaccagaggtgtttgAATGTAAcgctgtatataaaccagaggtgtttgactgtaatgctgtatataaaccagaggtgtttgtaatgctgtatataaaccagaggtgtttgtaatgctgtatataaaccagaggtgtttgtctgtaatgctgtatataaaccagaggtgtttgtctgtaatgctgtatataaaccagaggtgtttgACCGTAAcgctgtatataaaccagaggtgtttgACTGTAAcgctgtatataaaccagaggtgtttgactgtaatgctgtatataaaccagaggtgtttgtctgtaatgctgtatataaaccagaggtgtttgtctgtaatgctgtatataaaccagaggtgtttgACCGTAAcgctgtatataaaccagaggtgtttgACTGTAAcgctgtatataaaccagaggtgtttgACTGTAATGCTGTATATTATCCAGAGGTGTTTGACTGtaacactgtatataaaccagaggtgtttgACTGTAAcgctgtatataaaccagaggtgtttgtaatgctgtatataaaccagaggtgtttgACTGTAAcgctgtatataaaccagaggtgtttgtaatgctgtatataaaccagaggtgtttgtaatgctgtatataaaccagaggtgtttgtaatgctgtatataaaccagaggtgtttgactgtaatgctgtatataaaccagaggtgtttgactgtaatgctgtatataaaccagaggtgtttgtctgtaatgctgtatataaaccagaggtgtttgactgtaatgctgtatataaaccagaggtgtttgactgtaatgctgtatataaaccagaggtgtttgtctgtaatgctgtatataaaccagaggtgtttgactgtaatgctgtatataaaccagaggtgtttgactgtaatgctgtatataaacgAGAGGTGTTTGACTTTAAGGAATCACTGAAcccctttttgtctgtttgtgtttttttttcttcttctagaaTCCATGGACTGTGGCTCTCAGTTCCACGACAGGTACGTCGCTCTTTATACCCCCGAATTCTCCTCTAATCGAAATGCTTTCAAACCCGACACATCGCTAACCATCGCTAACCGACGCTCTCCTGTCAGGTGCAATCCCAAAGGAGGCGCACGAGTTAAAAGCGGGCCGTACTGGAGCGAGCTGCACGCCGCCATGGCGCTGACTAACCTGGCTCAGAGCGAGGAGGCCACCGCGCATGCTGGCACCACCAGCCGCATCATCCAGAAATCCTCACACATAGCGGAGATAAAAACTGTCAAAGTGCCCATCGCTCCTCCTCAGTAGTGCTCCGGAGGCCTGGGGCCGGACGCAGGCGGTCAGCATGAGACTTCTTCAAGACTTGAACGTGGATGTTAGTTTTGGAAACTAAAGATTTTTACAAAGACGTGATTTGGATATTTCACCGAAGTGCCTGATTATGACTAATGACATCCAGACTgttcaccaaacaccaacaggAAGAGACGTGTCACGGATGGAAGTTTGGTTTGGACAGTAAACGTCAACGAATCGCTGGCTTAAAATCATGTAACGACATCCACacgttttgtatttttcttcaaTATCATTTTCCTTCTGACAGGTTTCACAATCCTCAGTGGAAATGTAATATATTCATATCCATCTTTACCCTCATGTTTTCTAACTTAAGTGTAATGTTTACCGAGGCAGGATTATTGTCCAACGATTGTTGCTCCGCAGTTGTTTCTCCTTATTTTTTATGCTATAGGTTACAGCCATAACTAACGTGGCCTTGTGTATCTGATGACGGACGAGTCCTCGGGGGGAAACGACAGGCCGGGTCGGACCGGCTCGCCCCGTCACAGACTGCGATCGCTGATAATGAAAACCTTTTCTTGAACCCTGACTGACCcgtctgtgagtctgtgagtgatcAGCACTCTGCCCATCACCCAGCGTGACTCAGAGAGTCGTCACTCACAGATCGAGTCCTGACCAGATTTACCAGTTTCAAAACATTGTCTCAGAAACATTTCCCTCTTTCCAGCATTTTCCACTTTCAATAAAACCAGATGACTCGATTCTTTCAGTCTTTTATGTCAAAACCTTCTAAACGTCCGACGAGAACAACTGCTAGAATTTCATTCGTTACGTGACGCGAAGACAAATGCAAGAAAACACAGGTATTAAAATCAGAAGAATCAGAACTTCTGAAGaagttgtttctgtttcttgatTTTCAGCGATGATTTGAGATTTGATTGACAGGTTCGCCGATGAGGTCAGAACTCGTTAAGACGAATCGTAGCCGTAACTAACAATAACTCcgctttgattattttcctttaaaaacacaacctccgaatgttttattcctctcataACAAAGAAGGTTCTTATCTCACAGACGCTGAAACGTTTACAGCTGCTCGTATCTAAAACCTCCTCAGATGTTAGTTAGAGGATTTGTCCGTAATGGATCCGCGATGTGCGTTTCAGTTATGCGTCttgataatattaaatattacgaGTCTAAGAAACTTCCCATCAAACGCTCTTTTTGACAGGAGATATGTTTGGGATCGTATCGTGTTACAgctgtttgatgtttttttttttttttaatctctttttaTCTAAAGCTCCATGATTTATGTAAGCGTTTCGTTGTCCAGCACCTGAGAGCATTTCAGCTACACCCTTTATATCAACagctttagttttgttttgtttttttctctccacaaATTGTCCTTGTTAAAAATTTCAGCAGTGGTTTGTGGTTTGGGAGGGAAAACATCTGGAAGCTGTACGATGGACCAAACATGATAAACATCGATGTTTAGAGCTGAAGAACCACACCTGACCGAGAGAaagctcacaaacacacacttgtcatCACTGTAAACTCAagtctatatatttttaaacatggaCAAAGTTGATTTTTGCTGTCTGACTCGGTATAATGGAGCTGGAATGATAtaataaagtgaaagtgaaagtctcagctttaatttgacGGTACAGATTTAAAAATCGGCTGAAGcgaatatgtatatataaatatataaaacgtCTCTCATTTGTAAAGGAcccaaagaaataaacaacgaCGGTGCGTTTGGGTCCGACCGGGAAGTCGTAATTACGACATCAGTTACGAGACGGAGGGAGGTGTACGTTCTCTTAATTCTCAAGAAAACCAATAATAAAGAACATGCATCAGGTGTGTATTACTTTTTCAGTCGATACAGAAAACACTTCTCTCCTGTACACGTATAAATAATAACCAGTTTGCTTGTCCCCGAGTTACGAAGACCTGCGTTCCAGCGACCtcactgtaaatatataaagtcGGACCATGACCTAGCCGACCTAGGAGTCTTAAAGAATGGTGATCAGTATGGGGTtgtatactcactcactcactcactcatcttctaccacttatccgaactacctcgggtcacggggagcctgtgcctatctcaggcgtcatcgggcatcaaggcaggatacaccctggacggagtgccaacccatcgcagggcacacacactcattcactcacacaatcacacactacggacaattttccagagatgccaatcaacctaccatgcatgtctttggaccgggggaggaaaccggagtacccggaggaaaccccagaggcacggggagaacatgcaaactccacacacacaaggcggaggcgggaatcgaacccccaaccctggaggtgtgaggcgaacgtgctaaccactaaactactGTGCCCCCCGGGTAGTATACtgaaatttgttaataattaacatttgGCTAATGATTAGAAAGATTCGAAAGTTTGTTCAATAAATCGCTAAAGCTACGTATCGTACATGCATCAaagtatcgtatcgtatcgtatcgtgcTCACAGAGATCCTGTCCAAAGTCTACGTACTTGAACAATGTTAGGTTGTTGATGGCTACGTTAACAACTTCACTCTGTCGATCGCTAGCGTTAGTGAGTAAACCGCAACTGTGGCTGCTATCCGTGAGCCATCATTaggctgaaaaataaaaaccaaagccAACCGAGAGATAACACGAACCTACAGCCACAACCGACGGATGGTACGATCTTAAAACGAAAGATTTCCCGCTGAAGAAAAGCACCTCATGACACTCGGCGAGGTCAATAAAGCTCTTTCAGAAGTAGGAGTATCTGTGTCAAAGATATAAAGCAACTTGtaagatgaaaaacaaacaagaagcaGTTCTGGAACGTTCTTATAGACAGATGAGAGAAAGATCAACCAGAACGATGGGAAGAAGAGCCtcagtagatagatagaagcctttattttgtcacacagtgaaattctttcttctcaAGTCCCAACTTCGAGGttggggtcagacatgatacagcaccactggagtaccaagggttaagggccttgctcaggggccaaacggtggcagcttgaaccccaatccgtcgatcaacaacccagagccttaaccgcttgagccactgCTGAACTTAAGACCTTGAAATATTATCTCATAAGCTTGGCTTTTTACCTCATGGGATCATTATACCAtcttgtgttcagtgttctctctttgtgatggtcagatgtgtacatactgtacgtcTGGCCTTATAGCCTATACTCAGGCTTTGAGACAGAAGATAATATCTCATAGGCTCATTATATTATCATGGTTATCTCGTATCCTAAATTGGTCCTTCTCTAAATCCTCACAGCCACGATCCAGAATCTAGTAGAAGCTTATTATGAAAGTAAACTGGAGAATGGGATCTTCAACGAGTCAGGTGTCAGGTGTGACGGTttggggtgcacaaacttttggccttGTAGaatgtaatatagtgtagtatagtatattatatccTTGTTGCTTCAACGTGTCTTACAGCTTCTGTATATTATTTCAGAAAGtcaatttattatataaatatataaaagaaacacCACATCATGGCTCGTGAGATGCTCCAGAAGAACCAGTCCATCATGTGGATCTAATTAACACAAGACACAGAGTGAGGAATCTACCAAAATAAACCTTCAGAGCAGTCATAACAGTGGGACAATCAGAGTCTCTGTAACGTTTGAGTTATCATTTCCGTTCCGTCACGCGGCCCGAGCCCCGCAGCCATCAGACCGACGCTCTCATCAGAAACAGCAGCTGGACGTTGGTGGTATTTAACGATGGAGCGTTTCTGCAGAACTAAAGCCTGATGACTGATTGACACACGCGACCACTGTGACACGGAATATGAATGGATCTACACTTCCTTGTGTTTGTTGCCAGAAGACAGCCATGTTTAGGGTCTTCTCTCTGCTTATTGCCATAGTAACAAGACACCGAGTCGGAGGACCGAGTTCCTGTCTGTCCACGGAACCGTCTCTGGTCATCTGGAGCTCGTTTTGAAATTCTCACAACATGATATGGATACGATGAATAATAAATACCGGACTTAAATATACGTTTTTGTTTCCTTCATTTAAACTACAGCTACCTTTAGCATAACGAAGCGTTTAGAGACGAGTGTCCACGGTGTCCTGGCTTGTAGACCTACTCCAAATAAtgcagaattaaaataaataacaaataaataaataaataaatataaaaataataaataattctagaACAGAAGACGATAAAGCCGTTTGGTTAGAAGTGACATTTTATTGCAAAAGAGAACGGTACTGATGCTCGGAGTGACACGTTTCCAATCCGACTACAGAAGATTCGGACAGCGACGGACGTGCTGGACTCGTCGGACCAATAGATTAGATTTCTTCATCTGGTTTGTTGCTTTATTTCCAGAAATGTGAGATACGTTTAGGTTCAACATCCAAAGAgcccaaaataataataataactaataataataataataatgatgatgatgatgataataatattgatgataataataataagccagAGATGAATATACATGGTGTCAGTATTAAATGATGCGACACGGCAGATCAGACTGTCGATCGGTTCATTTTATTCCATTAAGTCCTAAACTCAGGTCAGATTAATACCAGGTGGTTTTATTAACCTTTAAAAAGTCACAGAATCCTGTTTTAAACTTCATCTGACGCTTCTAATCTAATTCAGGGTTCTTTACACAGTAACGTAGCATCAGTGTTACATACAGCCGCTTTAAAAATGGATCCCGACAGTCAGGTTGAAACAGAGAACTAAGAGAAAGTACTAATGCCTGCTTTAAATGAGATGGACTTTAATCTGCGCTCTCAGACAGACTCACTGGGATTAAAGTGATTAAACAGATAGTGTTTAAGGGACAGAGTTCACTTTGTGACGGCTCTTGGTGGAGGTGACAGTCCCAGAGTTACGTTTCCACCCCAGTGACGACTGATGctgtccttttctctctctgaggATGAGGAACAGTGTTACTGAAATTCATCAGGACATGATCGACTGGAGGAAAACTCGGTTCTAATGATTTAGTATCACGATACGTTAACAGTGACGGTCTTTAACACAGCCATCAGAGATCAAACCAAGTGTAAAATATGATGACTCattgaaagagaaaagaaagaaagaaagaaagagagagagagagagagagagagagagagagagagagagagagagagagagagagacggggggagagagagagacagagagagagacagagagagagacagagagagagacagacagaataagagacagaaagagagacagagcgagagagagaaagacacagagagacacagagagagagagacagaaagagagagagagcgagagacagacagagagagagagcgagagacagacagagagagagacagagggagagacagagacggacagagagagaggaagctaTAATCTATGTAGTGAAATCAGGACGGCAGGACACTCGGTCCTCACATGCTACTTGTTGAAATCACACATCAGTGGTCCGTGAATGAAAGTTTTTACACTtcaggaattaaaaaaagacattcctTATATTTTTAGCATGAATGTTTCACAAGAAATGCGATCAGGAGCGTGCGAAGCGAAGAGAAAAATCACAACACCAGCAAACAGGATGGTGTCTGGCTCCGGGTTCAAGCAGGAACCACAACGACGCCTGAAACTATTACAAAGGTAAaagatttatattgtattagCTCAAGCAAACAGACTCGGGGATAAAGCACGAGGATAGTTTACCTctggagagaggaggagagactgTGTCATGgccccagagagagagagagagagagagagagagagagagacagagagagagagacagagagagagagacagagagagagagtgagagagagagtgtgagagagagagtgtgagagagagagagagagagagagagagagtgagagagagagagagagagagagagagagagagagagagagagtgagagagagagagagagagagagagagagagagagagagagagagagagagagtgatgtgaGCGTCAATCCTTCTGCTTGGTGTAGGTGACAGTGACAGCAGACAGTAATTCATTGCAGCTCTATGATAAGTTAGATAAAATACCGTACAGAAATCGAAGTGAAAGGACAAACGTAGCGATCGAACGTCCTTCCGCTGCCCTGACGGAGCCGGCCTTCGCCTCTCGCTCGGGAGCAGgaaatagtcttttttttttttttcatcccgTGATCTCGTGTCTCAGTCCGGTGGAATGGTCGAGGTTAGATGAGGGAGCAGTAACCGCCGCAGGCGCCGTagttgtgctgctgctgctctccGAGCTGAACGCCCTGATTCTGGACGCTGCTCTCCCACAGGCCCGGAGTCTGCAGGATCTTCTCCACCAGCTCCTCAAAGGCACACTGGACACCATCCTTGGTCTTAGCGCTCGCCTCTGAGAAGAAACAGAAActgctgaatgaatgaatcagctTAGGACAAGCAggtatatttatacacacacacacacacacacacacacacacacacaacacacacactacatatctAGTACTTTTCCCCTCTTTGCATTCTCTATTCACAGACACATGGAGTGAGAGTTTAAGTATACGAGGCTCTGATGCAATGATGATGACATCAGCACGGAGAATAAAGCAATGGAGGCAACAGAGCAAGTGGAAGCAGGCAGCAGGGGTGAGATTGTGGTGAGTTCAGTGGTTTTATGGCACCGTGTTAATCCTCCAGACTTTTATCTCATCACTTCAGTCTCTCTCATTAACTCCGTCACCAACGCATATGAATAACTGTTCACAAATATGCTAAACATGAGCGTTAAGTCCATCCCACATGACCCCCTGACGAGCGTACCGATGAAGAGCATGGAGTGTTTACGAGCAAACTTCAGACCCTCGTTTCTGTCCACCTCCCGATTGTCCtgcagtaaaaaacaaaaaaaaaacaaattgttttgttatttttcttaaagcCGTGTCTGAGTTACAGAAAGAGTCAGTTACTGAAGTTACCCTAAAGGTtgctataataaacattaaatcacTTAACCTGatcatgaatatgcaaatcgGCCCGATGACCACACCTGCTCCGATTTGCGTACCAAACCATGACAGGCTGTTTAAAACCATGACCTAATACCACTTTTCCCAACACACTTACTTTAAAAAAGGTATTTTTGAAAGTTTACTGtgacttttttcttcctttactcCTCCTTAACACCACGGCTCTAATGAACGCTCGGTCCTGATTGGTCCGAAGGTGCTGGCTCTAATACGCCTTCTTTAAGGAAGTGCCGatctttaatgaataaatatatacagtaatgctAGATaatcgctgtggtataaaaggagtAAAACATTTTAGTGGGCTAACAGTGACTCCACATTAACTTGAGTGTTTGATTGAATCATTTAAGGCTCTTCCTACGTGAACAAACCTTGTCGATTTTGTTTCCCACGAGCATTTTCACCAGGTCGTTGCGTGTGCAGTACGTCTCCAACTCACTTAACCAGTTCTCCAGCTTCGTGAACGAGTCCCGCTTCGTCACGTCGTACACTGAGACACACGAGAGTGAACAAGTTTAGACGTTTAACAATTGATTCGATCGCCTGGAGGACGTGTTGATTCAAATCAGCACGTCGCGACTGATTCTGAAGACGATTTACAGCTGCAGGTTTGACTAGCGAGCGTGAACGTACACGAGCGGATGGTACAGACCCGGCGCTGTGCGCTAGCACCTTGATAAACAAGATCCAGCTCTCAATATTTACAATCTGGCTGATTGGAAACAGGCAACATGTGCGCCGTGTCCTCTCTGAACGATACACACGCTGTGCTGATAGACGACCCATTAGCGTGCTGAGAAACAATAACCCAGGACGTGGTGTTTAACAAACACACCGAGAGCCGTAATACCTGAGTAATCGATACGGACACGTTAGCGTACACATCAGCGGTCCGATAGTCAGAACGGGATCGGATCGTGTAAACAGCGTTGTCTGACTGAGCTCTCCACGTGCTCCGGTTGATAGACGATTTGGAGCACGTCTCGCTCGTGCTTTCTGTGATGATGTGCAGCTCTTTCTGAAAAGGAACGAGTGA from Tachysurus vachellii isolate PV-2020 chromosome 1, HZAU_Pvac_v1, whole genome shotgun sequence carries:
- the rab18b gene encoding ras-related protein Rab-18-B, encoding MDDDVLTTLKILIIGESGVGKSSLLLRFTDDTFDPELAATIGVDFKVKTIAVDGNRAKLAIWDTAGQERFRTLTPSYYRGAQGVILVYDVTKRDSFTKLENWLSELETYCTRNDLVKMLVGNKIDKDNREVDRNEGLKFARKHSMLFIEASAKTKDGVQCAFEELVEKILQTPGLWESSVQNQGVQLGEQQQHNYGACGGYCSLI